From the genome of Cytophagia bacterium CHB2, one region includes:
- a CDS encoding VWA domain-containing protein codes for MFDFFFKYSPVVYDQGQWLLRWHPSLLVLLLLGVVLLALIGLAYRRTTTPLQRHWHAILIALRVLAIVLLVFCLLEPALSVTTVVSQKSSVLLLLDNSQSMSIPDGEGGRRRVDQIAAWAGSETDAASIISRLKKNFRVEAQQFSANVSPLADAKQLRGEGESTNLAQALAYAARQAQMGTLSGVVLVSDGAASAGNDPLEAARDLVAAKVPLFTVGVGTKINNDIQLAKVDAARSVLENAMVEVNTLIQSRGFAGRSVELELREGNTVIKRQPVVLQDRSTRASMQFSPGRQGFAKYSVAIAQQPNELVAANNQKSFLLDSRNRTARILYVEELHPWEYKFMARALEGDQTLQLTSLLKTGPEKFLRLGLRHSSELAGGFPKNRRELFGYQAVVFGSVSSSFFSPEQLQLVRDFVAERGGGFMMLGGRHSFGQGEYQRTPIAELLPVELPTYAATDGRAIAPQLHEEFRFQPTAEYLTMPLLQLHGDPVENAQIWGRLPLLQGYNPLGAAKPGATILAVHPLHREEAPRILLATQRFGRGRTGVLATSSTWRWQMRLDHRDQTHERFWRQLMHWLSLQSPEPVTVELDRESYSPGEDIALHIEVRDSAFTPYENANVSVKITDAANQAVTLTAGADLSADSRAKYLARYEAAHEGLYRVEILAHGRQGQFLGKAETAFFIEPSQAELANVDLQAPLLQRLAEITGGRYFHLDESQDLPDAISVSRSSFSKLTEHDIWDAPIFFLMIVALLATEWFIRRARGLS; via the coding sequence GGGTTGGCTTACCGCCGCACCACCACGCCGTTGCAACGCCATTGGCATGCAATTCTCATTGCTCTCCGGGTGCTTGCGATCGTACTGCTCGTTTTTTGTTTATTGGAGCCGGCGCTCTCCGTAACCACGGTGGTTTCACAGAAAAGCAGCGTCTTGCTGTTGCTGGATAATTCGCAAAGCATGTCGATCCCGGATGGCGAGGGCGGCCGGCGCCGAGTCGATCAGATTGCAGCCTGGGCCGGCTCGGAAACCGATGCTGCCAGCATCATCTCCCGCCTCAAGAAAAACTTCCGCGTCGAGGCGCAACAATTCAGCGCCAACGTTAGCCCGCTTGCCGACGCCAAACAACTGCGCGGCGAAGGCGAGAGCACGAACCTCGCGCAAGCGCTGGCATATGCAGCGCGGCAGGCGCAAATGGGCACGCTCTCGGGCGTCGTTCTCGTGAGCGATGGCGCGGCCTCGGCTGGCAATGATCCGCTGGAAGCTGCCCGCGATTTGGTGGCGGCCAAAGTGCCGCTTTTTACCGTGGGCGTTGGCACGAAAATCAATAATGACATTCAACTGGCGAAGGTTGATGCCGCGCGCTCCGTGCTGGAAAACGCCATGGTCGAGGTCAACACGTTGATCCAATCGCGCGGCTTCGCCGGCAGAAGCGTCGAATTGGAATTGCGCGAAGGCAACACCGTCATCAAACGACAGCCGGTGGTTTTGCAAGATCGCAGCACGCGCGCGAGCATGCAGTTTTCGCCGGGCCGGCAGGGTTTCGCCAAATACAGCGTCGCGATTGCGCAACAACCGAATGAACTGGTTGCCGCGAACAATCAAAAAAGTTTTCTGTTGGACAGCCGCAATCGCACGGCGCGCATTCTGTACGTCGAAGAACTGCATCCGTGGGAATACAAATTCATGGCACGCGCGCTGGAAGGCGATCAGACGCTGCAACTAACCTCTTTGCTCAAAACCGGACCGGAAAAATTTTTGCGTTTGGGTTTGCGCCATAGCAGCGAGCTGGCCGGCGGTTTTCCCAAAAATCGTCGCGAGTTGTTCGGCTATCAGGCCGTGGTTTTTGGCAGCGTGTCCTCGTCATTTTTCTCGCCGGAACAATTGCAGTTGGTCAGGGATTTTGTGGCCGAGCGCGGCGGCGGTTTCATGATGCTCGGCGGCCGCCATTCCTTTGGGCAGGGTGAATATCAACGCACGCCCATCGCGGAGTTGCTGCCGGTCGAGCTGCCCACATACGCCGCAACCGATGGCCGCGCGATTGCGCCGCAATTGCACGAAGAATTTCGTTTTCAACCGACGGCAGAATATCTGACCATGCCGTTGCTGCAATTGCACGGCGACCCGGTTGAGAACGCGCAGATTTGGGGCAGATTGCCGTTGCTGCAGGGTTATAATCCGCTCGGCGCTGCCAAGCCGGGCGCGACGATTCTCGCCGTACATCCGCTGCATCGCGAAGAGGCCCCGCGCATTTTGCTCGCAACGCAGCGCTTTGGCCGCGGCCGCACCGGCGTCTTGGCGACCAGCAGCACGTGGCGCTGGCAAATGCGCCTCGATCATCGCGATCAAACGCACGAACGCTTTTGGCGCCAACTCATGCACTGGCTCAGCCTGCAATCGCCTGAGCCGGTCACCGTCGAGTTGGACCGCGAAAGCTATTCGCCGGGTGAAGACATTGCGTTGCACATCGAAGTGCGCGACAGCGCGTTCACGCCCTATGAAAATGCGAATGTATCGGTTAAAATTACAGACGCCGCCAATCAAGCGGTTACCTTAACGGCGGGCGCAGATCTTTCCGCTGACAGCCGCGCCAAGTATCTCGCGCGCTACGAAGCGGCGCATGAAGGCCTGTATCGCGTTGAGATTTTGGCGCATGGCCGGCAAGGTCAGTTTCTCGGCAAAGCCGAAACCGCATTTTTTATCGAACCCTCGCAGGCGGAGCTGGCTAATGTCGATTTGCAAGCACCGCTTTTGCAACGCCTGGCTGAAATCACCGGCGGGCGTTATTTCCACCTCGACGAGTCGCAAGATTTGCCCGATGCCATCTCGGTTTCACGCAGTTCGTTTTCGAAATTGACGGAGCATGATATTTGGGATGCGCCCATCTTTTTTCTGATGATCGTGGCCCTGCTGGCAACGGAGTGGTTCATTCGCCGCGCCCGAGGTTTGTCCTAA